A window from Cryptomeria japonica chromosome 1, Sugi_1.0, whole genome shotgun sequence encodes these proteins:
- the LOC131059881 gene encoding DEK domain-containing chromatin-associated protein 4-like translates to MAEEFREEKTKDLPSTPTTPLDRPVREKKPVKTFDPSIIRDSPREFIIEQGKGTQLKNIPNVAYKLSKLTRGDEMLEIIHNLLYGRRGKACHFKRDVLQFSGFVWGEEEENKLKGKLKLKDKLQKMKKDDLWSVCDLMDLGVPKYGKKEEMVFNLVEFFEVPGEMEEVKGKNGKIKTCKRWKKSDGKNEEIEGIQKGDEDEEDDEEIEIQDTESNLNMIKGRKVEAKSCTMRRKKNECEDEENRRIQEEEDVDEMEVEEQNAEGKNVEVETLIKRINKNVGFDKRDDEEKEGKEEIVKTGKESNLMDSSWCPPTKEIIQKVRDDILEEEEGNTMDERNESSKTKSESEYPSNLEIKLSICKVLENTNFENEKLRDVMVGVCKHFNMEHNKSRENYLGCFLINILERIVDKQEEEEGKEDDENDIVESVKNCEDA, encoded by the coding sequence ATGGCTGAAGAATTTAGGGAAGAAAAAACCAAGGATTTGCCCTCAACACCTACTACTCCGCTGGATCGGCCTGTTAGAGAAAAGAAGCCTGTAAAAACCTTTGATCCTTCCATCATTAGGGATAGCCCCAGAGAATTCATCATTGAACAAGGCAAAGGCACACAGCTTAAGAACATTCCAAATGTGGCGTATAAACTATCCAAGCTCACAAGAGGTGATGAAATGCTGGAAATCATTCACAATCTTCTTTATGGAAGGCGTGGAAAGGCTTGTCATTTTAAGAGGGATGTTTTGCAGTTTTCAGGGTTTGTTTGGGGTGAAGAAGAGGAGAATAAACTCAAGggaaaattgaaattgaaggacaagctccagaagatgaagaaagatgaTTTGTGGAGTGTATGTGATTTAATGGATCTTGGTGTGCCTAAGTATGGTAAGAAGGAAGAGATGGTGTttaatcttgttgaatttttcgaGGTTCCTGGGGAGATGGAGGAAGTGAAAGGGAAAAATGGCAAAATAAAAACTTGTAAGAGATGGAAGAAAAGTGATGGCAAGAATGAAGAGATTGAAGGGATTCAAAaaggagatgaagatgaagaagatgatgaagaaattgaAATTCAGGATACTGAATCAAATTTGAATATGATCAAAGGGAGAAAGGTTGAGGCAAAAAGTTGTACTATGAGAAGAAAGAAAAATGAGTGTGAGGATGAAGAGAATAGAAGGattcaagaagaagaagatgttgatgAAATGGAAGTTGAAGAACAGAATGCAGAAGGGAAAAATGTTGAAGTGGAAACTCTTATTAAGAGAATCAATAAAAATGTTGGTTTTGATAAAAGAGACGATGAAGAAAAGGAAGGGAAGGAGGAGATTGTGAAAACAGGCAAAGAATCCAACCTCATGGATTCCTCTTGGTGTCCTCCAACAAAAGAAATTATTCAAAAGGTTAGGGATGATATtttagaagaggaagaaggaaataCTATGGATGAAAGAAATGAATCAAGCAAAAcaaaatcagaatcagaatatccttcaaatCTTGAAATAAAATTATCCATTTGTAAGGTTCTTGAGAATACTAATTTTGAGAATGAAAAGCTTAGAGATGTTATGGTAGGAGTCTGCAAGCATTTTAATATGGAGCATAATAAAAGCAGGGAGAATTATTTAGGGTGTTTTCTTATAAATATATTGGAAAGGATTGTAGATAAACAAGAGGAGGAAGAGGGAaaggaagatgatgaaaatgatataGTGGAAAGTGTTAAAAATTGTGAAGATGCTTGA